One genomic region from Branchiostoma lanceolatum isolate klBraLanc5 chromosome 7, klBraLanc5.hap2, whole genome shotgun sequence encodes:
- the LOC136438494 gene encoding uncharacterized protein — protein sequence MSCKLAMFLGLSALLMVLMVDQAESRLVPQEVRSLLELLREEQEDIAPEENAMAARGLGEHDTDQDERLSKILTTIGRIVPRSKAGIKSIIGKDINNLPDGWLEDADTNKDGSIDRAEFAAEILAMIGKNIDDLPDVRGRLTKAKIVELMKKNGASAEDLPDGWFEDVDHNGDGSIDRAEFDALKGQFGRDGGDPTNLARRIVEEARGLLELLREEKRGPIIIPG from the exons ATGAGCTGCAAGCTGGCGATGTTCCTGGGTCTGTCCGCCCTCCTGATGGTGCTGATGGTGGACCAGGCAGAGTCACGCCT GGTCCCGCAAGAGGTCCGCAGCCTCCTTGAGCTGCTGCGCGAGGAACAAGAGGACATCGCCCCGGAGGAGAACGCCATGGCGGCCCGTGGACTGGGCGAACATGACACGGACCAGGACGAGAGGCTGTCCAAGATCCTGACGACGATAGGGCGGATTGTGCCGCGGTCCAAAGCCGGCATCAAGTCTATAATAGGGAAGGATATCAACAACCTGCCCGATGGTTGGTTGGAAGATGCAGACACCAACAAAGACGGCTCCATCGACCGTGCCGAGTTCGCTGCCGAGATCCTGGCGATGATAGGGAAGAATATCGACGACTTGCCCGATGTTCGTGGGAGGCTGACCAAGGCCAAGATCGTGGAGCTGATGAAGAAGAACGGGGCGTCTGCCGAGGACCTGCCCGATGGTTGGTTCGAAGACGTAGACCACAACGGAGACGGCTCCATCGACCGTGCCGAGTTCGATGCCCTGAAAGGGCAATTTGGACGTGACGGTGGCGACCCAACCAACCTTGCTCG GAGGATCGTCGAGGAAGCACGCGGCCTTCTTGAGCTGCTGCGCGAAGAGAAGAGAGGACCGATTATTATTCCAGGATGA